From the Rhodoferax sp. WC2427 genome, one window contains:
- a CDS encoding DUF1289 domain-containing protein — translation MSTMDLIAAHAVAISTGSLKDAEVASPCVGVCQMDAVGQFCTGCLRTLDEIGAWRTLDGPGRLAVWALIAQRAPLASG, via the coding sequence ATGAGTACTATGGATTTGATAGCTGCTCACGCCGTTGCCATAAGCACAGGGAGCCTAAAAGATGCTGAAGTGGCGTCGCCTTGTGTGGGTGTCTGCCAAATGGATGCGGTGGGCCAGTTCTGTACAGGCTGCCTGCGCACGTTGGATGAAATCGGTGCTTGGCGTACCTTGGATGGCCCGGGCCGACTGGCGGTGTGGGCCCTGATTGCCCAGCGCGCTCCTTTGGCTTCCGGTTAA
- a CDS encoding YbaK/EbsC family protein: MCGAELKPLPEGVRRVATQLQAQGHPHLPRMLDDAARTAQQAADALGIAVGQIAKSIIFRRVSDGAAVLVVTSGDRRVDEQKVTSLVGPVGRADAAFVKARTGFSIGGVAPVAHAHASVTLIDRELFRFGQIWAAAGHPHAVFALSPDDLVRLTQAPVADVVV, translated from the coding sequence ATGTGTGGCGCTGAACTCAAGCCCCTGCCGGAAGGCGTGCGGCGCGTGGCAACGCAATTGCAGGCGCAGGGCCATCCCCACCTTCCCCGCATGCTGGACGATGCGGCCCGCACCGCGCAGCAGGCGGCCGATGCGCTGGGCATTGCGGTGGGGCAAATTGCCAAGAGCATTATTTTCCGCCGGGTGTCCGACGGTGCCGCGGTGCTGGTGGTGACCTCGGGCGACCGGCGGGTGGACGAGCAGAAAGTCACCTCGCTGGTGGGGCCGGTGGGGCGGGCCGATGCAGCGTTTGTGAAGGCCCGCACGGGCTTCAGCATCGGCGGCGTGGCCCCGGTGGCGCACGCCCATGCATCGGTGACGTTGATCGACCGGGAGTTGTTCCGGTTCGGCCAGATCTGGGCGGCTGCCGGGCATCCGCACGCGGTGTTTGCGCTGTCCCCCGACGACCTGGTGCGGCTGACGCAAGCGCCGGTGGCGGATGTGGTGGTATGA
- a CDS encoding 2-hydroxyacid dehydrogenase yields the protein MRIALYNPDGVAQFWIDGLHAVWPEAEVALWSPGSPAADFAIAWAPPQAFFDEQPHLQAVFNLGAGVDALMRLRIPPQTQVVRLEDAGMAVQMAEYVCHAVLRHFRGLDAYEADARAGRWRKQAPAVHGDFPVGVMGLGVLGTRVVRALQGFEFPINAWSRQPKALDGVRCFAGTEQLDAFLAASKVLVCLLPLTVDTQNILNQDTLSRLQPGGYVVNVARGAHLVDADLLALLDRGHLAGATLDVFRTEPLPSEHPFWRHPKIHITPHISARTLDAESLAQIITKLQALPQGLPVAGVVQRERGY from the coding sequence ATGCGGATCGCTTTATATAACCCCGATGGGGTGGCGCAGTTCTGGATCGACGGTCTGCACGCCGTCTGGCCCGAGGCCGAGGTGGCGCTGTGGAGCCCCGGCAGCCCTGCGGCGGATTTCGCCATCGCCTGGGCACCGCCGCAGGCATTTTTCGACGAACAGCCTCACCTGCAGGCCGTCTTCAACCTGGGCGCGGGTGTCGATGCACTGATGCGCTTGCGCATTCCCCCGCAGACCCAGGTGGTGCGGCTGGAAGACGCGGGCATGGCGGTGCAAATGGCCGAGTACGTGTGCCACGCGGTGCTGCGGCACTTTCGGGGGCTGGACGCGTACGAGGCCGATGCCCGCGCCGGGCGCTGGCGCAAACAGGCACCGGCGGTGCACGGCGATTTTCCGGTGGGCGTGATGGGCCTGGGTGTGCTGGGCACGCGGGTGGTGCGGGCCTTGCAGGGTTTTGAGTTCCCCATCAACGCCTGGAGCCGCCAGCCCAAGGCCTTGGACGGGGTGCGCTGCTTTGCCGGAACGGAGCAGCTGGATGCGTTTCTGGCCGCCAGCAAAGTGCTGGTCTGCCTGCTGCCGCTGACGGTGGACACGCAAAATATCCTCAACCAAGACACCTTGTCGCGCCTGCAGCCGGGCGGCTATGTTGTCAACGTCGCGCGTGGCGCGCACCTGGTGGATGCCGACCTGCTGGCGCTGCTGGACCGCGGCCACCTTGCCGGGGCCACGCTGGACGTGTTTCGCACCGAACCATTGCCGTCCGAGCACCCTTTCTGGCGCCACCCGAAGATCCACATCACGCCGCACATATCGGCGCGCACGCTGGACGCAGAGAGCCTGGCGCAGATCATCACCAAGCTGCAGGCATTGCCGCAAGGCCTGCCGGTGGCGGGCGTGGTGCAACGCGAGCGGGGTTATTGA
- a CDS encoding VOC family protein translates to MANTPCEFVWYELMTSDGPAAEAFYQAVVGWTVKDAEMPGMRYALASAGGTQVGGIMTLPSEAKAAGAQPGWSGYIAVPDVDAHAARLTQMGGTVHVPGTDIPGVGRFAMVSDPQGAVFALFKGLPAERPAPPPAGTPGTFGWNELHALDDAAAFALYADLFGWTAAEAMDMGPMGIYQLFSAGSTPIGGMMRRADGGTRASWLYYIHVEQIDAAADRVRAHGGQVLNGPMEVPGNMWIVQCVDPQGAQFALLGPR, encoded by the coding sequence ATGGCAAACACCCCTTGCGAATTTGTTTGGTACGAACTGATGACCAGCGATGGCCCGGCAGCGGAAGCCTTCTACCAGGCCGTCGTGGGCTGGACGGTCAAAGATGCGGAGATGCCCGGCATGCGCTACGCCCTGGCGTCGGCGGGCGGCACGCAGGTCGGCGGCATCATGACCCTCCCGTCGGAAGCCAAGGCGGCGGGTGCCCAGCCCGGCTGGAGCGGCTACATCGCCGTGCCCGATGTAGATGCACATGCTGCACGCCTGACACAAATGGGCGGAACCGTGCACGTGCCGGGCACCGACATTCCCGGCGTGGGCCGGTTTGCCATGGTGTCCGACCCCCAAGGCGCCGTATTTGCGCTGTTCAAGGGCCTGCCTGCCGAGCGCCCTGCCCCGCCGCCCGCGGGTACGCCGGGCACCTTTGGCTGGAACGAACTGCACGCGCTGGACGATGCTGCCGCATTTGCCTTGTATGCCGACTTGTTTGGCTGGACCGCCGCCGAAGCCATGGACATGGGCCCGATGGGCATCTACCAACTATTTTCCGCAGGGTCCACGCCCATCGGCGGCATGATGCGGCGCGCCGATGGCGGCACACGCGCCAGCTGGCTGTACTACATCCATGTGGAACAGATCGATGCCGCGGCAGACCGCGTACGGGCCCACGGCGGACAGGTGCTCAACGGCCCGATGGAAGTGCCCGGAAATATGTGGATCGTGCAGTGTGTCGACCCGCAAGGCGCGCAGTTCGCGCTGCTCGGCCCGCGCTGA
- a CDS encoding DUF4126 domain-containing protein, which produces MDSFTTWWQSLGQYIPKGTSAVGDVLAQGGAHLDMPALLALAAALGWASGIRLYAVVFVTGLTGALGWWTLPAGLHVLQHPAMLAASGAMLFVEFFADKIPGLDTVWDILHSVVRIPAGAALAAAVFGADSGTMGAVAALLGGSLAATSFATKAATRAAANTSPEPFSNVALSFLEDGLSIGALWLAAHYPVIFGLVLCVVLVLSIWLLVVLWSFLKALVRRVRSWAI; this is translated from the coding sequence ATGGACAGCTTCACCACCTGGTGGCAGTCGCTGGGCCAGTACATTCCCAAGGGCACCAGCGCTGTAGGGGACGTATTGGCGCAGGGCGGCGCGCACCTGGACATGCCCGCGCTACTGGCCCTGGCCGCCGCGCTGGGCTGGGCCAGCGGCATCCGGCTCTATGCCGTGGTGTTTGTCACCGGGCTGACCGGGGCGCTGGGCTGGTGGACCCTGCCTGCCGGCCTGCATGTGCTGCAACACCCGGCCATGCTGGCCGCCAGCGGGGCGATGCTGTTTGTGGAGTTCTTTGCCGACAAGATTCCGGGGCTCGATACCGTGTGGGACATCCTGCATTCGGTGGTCCGTATCCCCGCCGGAGCGGCCCTGGCCGCGGCCGTGTTCGGGGCCGACAGCGGCACCATGGGCGCGGTAGCGGCTTTGTTGGGCGGCTCGCTGGCCGCCACCTCGTTTGCCACCAAGGCCGCCACGCGGGCCGCCGCGAACACCTCGCCCGAGCCGTTTTCCAACGTAGCCCTGAGCTTCCTGGAAGATGGCCTGAGCATCGGTGCGCTGTGGCTGGCGGCGCACTACCCGGTCATTTTCGGATTGGTGCTGTGCGTGGTGCTGGTCCTCAGCATCTGGTTGCTGGTGGTGCTGTGGTCTTTTCTGAAGGCTCTGGTGCGCAGGGTGCGCAGTTGGGCGATTTGA
- a CDS encoding dienelactone hydrolase family protein produces the protein MTRTRCLPWALAALCLGTGGARAQTEPPLNTALREEVQMVKKAGLFTIELETTFFRPPGAGPFPVVIINHGKAPGNTKFQPRARYEIPAREFVQRGYLVAVPMRQGFSKSSGSYISGGCNVESNGRVQAEDVTAVLAHLKTVPDADTSRVLVVGQSHGGLTTLAFGTLATPGVKGLVNFAGGLRQDQCVGWESNLVRALQAYGGQTTVPSLWFYGDNDSYWRPALYKDMHQKYQDGGGKARLVAFGNFGSDAHSMFGARAGLPIWVPEVDAFLAELGLPHAVRSRLPVTSHATPPPSATGFAKISDEKALPRSKESGQQGFLAYGAAESPKAFAISATGGAWASSTGRANAMQAALDRCNSFAKDASCKLYAVDDAVVWDAAAPP, from the coding sequence ATGACCCGTACCCGATGCTTACCGTGGGCCCTGGCCGCCCTGTGCCTGGGGACCGGCGGTGCCCGTGCCCAAACCGAGCCACCGCTGAACACCGCCCTGCGCGAAGAGGTGCAGATGGTCAAGAAGGCGGGCCTGTTCACCATCGAGCTGGAAACCACCTTCTTCCGCCCGCCCGGCGCGGGGCCGTTCCCGGTGGTCATCATCAACCACGGCAAAGCGCCCGGCAACACCAAGTTCCAGCCGCGTGCCCGGTACGAGATCCCTGCGCGCGAGTTTGTGCAGCGCGGCTACCTGGTGGCGGTGCCGATGCGGCAGGGCTTTTCCAAGTCCAGCGGCTCCTACATTAGCGGTGGTTGCAACGTGGAGAGCAATGGCCGGGTGCAGGCCGAAGACGTGACCGCCGTGCTGGCGCACCTGAAAACCGTGCCCGATGCCGATACCAGCCGGGTGCTGGTAGTGGGCCAGTCGCACGGCGGGCTGACCACGCTGGCCTTTGGCACGCTGGCAACGCCCGGAGTCAAGGGCCTGGTGAACTTTGCCGGGGGCTTGCGGCAAGACCAGTGCGTGGGGTGGGAATCCAACCTGGTCCGCGCCCTCCAGGCCTATGGAGGCCAAACCACCGTACCCTCGCTCTGGTTCTATGGCGACAACGACTCGTATTGGCGCCCGGCGCTGTACAAAGATATGCACCAGAAGTACCAGGACGGCGGCGGCAAGGCCCGGCTGGTGGCCTTTGGCAATTTTGGCAGCGACGCGCACAGCATGTTCGGTGCCCGTGCCGGCCTGCCCATCTGGGTGCCCGAGGTGGACGCGTTCCTGGCAGAACTGGGGCTACCCCACGCGGTACGGAGCCGCTTGCCCGTCACCAGCCACGCCACGCCGCCTCCGTCCGCTACGGGGTTTGCCAAGATCAGCGACGAAAAGGCCCTTCCACGCAGCAAGGAAAGCGGGCAGCAAGGCTTCCTGGCCTATGGCGCGGCGGAATCGCCCAAGGCTTTTGCCATCTCTGCCACGGGCGGTGCCTGGGCCTCTTCCACCGGCCGCGCCAATGCCATGCAAGCCGCACTGGACCGCTGCAATAGCTTTGCCAAAGATGCCAGCTGCAAGCTGTACGCGGTGGACGATGCCGTGGTGTGGGATGCGGCCGCCCCGCCCTGA
- a CDS encoding FAD-dependent oxidoreductase, translating to MDRPLLIIGAGLAGWQTVREFRKLDTTTPITLVTADAGDFYAKPTLSNAFGQKRGPAQLVTTPAATIAQTLNVTLLSHTQVTAIDTAAQVVHTSTGPLGYRDLVLATGAQPIRVPLAGAASDQVLSVNSLADFGVFHQRLTALGDGARVAIMGAGLIGCEFANDLAGAGYAVAVVDPADRPLAALLPPTASAQLQAALEGLSVQWHLGTTVQSVEPLAGALSLTLANGQRIAADIVLSAIGLRADTTLAQAAGIACERGIAVNRQLQTSAPHVWALGDGAQYASAASPGAPTGRTLPYVMPIMAAAKVLAANLCGTAATLEFAAMPVAIKTPALPIVAHPPAPGYLGAWVEQTLGEWWFAPADAPERAHGFVLTGTHTSKRMALVKQMVAVV from the coding sequence ATGGACCGGCCGCTCCTCATCATCGGCGCGGGCCTGGCCGGTTGGCAGACGGTGCGCGAGTTCCGCAAGCTCGACACCACCACGCCCATCACCCTGGTGACTGCCGACGCGGGCGACTTCTACGCCAAGCCCACGCTGTCCAACGCGTTTGGCCAAAAGCGCGGCCCGGCGCAGCTGGTCACCACCCCGGCAGCCACCATCGCGCAGACGCTGAACGTCACCCTGCTGTCGCACACCCAGGTCACGGCCATCGACACCGCCGCCCAGGTGGTGCACACCTCCACCGGCCCGCTGGGCTACCGCGACCTGGTGCTGGCCACCGGCGCGCAGCCCATCCGCGTGCCCCTGGCGGGCGCGGCATCTGACCAGGTGCTGTCGGTCAATTCGCTGGCCGACTTCGGCGTGTTCCACCAGCGCCTGACCGCGCTGGGGGACGGTGCCCGAGTGGCCATCATGGGCGCGGGCCTGATCGGCTGTGAATTTGCCAACGACCTGGCCGGTGCGGGCTATGCCGTGGCGGTGGTCGATCCCGCCGACCGCCCGCTGGCCGCCTTGCTGCCGCCCACCGCCAGTGCCCAGCTGCAAGCCGCGTTGGAGGGCCTGTCGGTGCAGTGGCACCTTGGCACCACGGTGCAGAGCGTGGAGCCGCTGGCCGGTGCGCTGTCGCTTACCCTGGCCAACGGCCAGCGCATCGCCGCCGACATCGTGCTCAGCGCCATCGGCCTGCGGGCCGACACCACGCTGGCCCAAGCCGCCGGTATTGCCTGCGAGCGCGGCATCGCCGTGAACCGCCAGTTGCAAACCAGTGCCCCCCATGTGTGGGCGCTGGGCGACGGCGCGCAGTACGCCAGCGCGGCCAGCCCCGGCGCGCCCACGGGCCGTACCTTGCCGTATGTGATGCCCATCATGGCGGCGGCCAAAGTGCTGGCGGCGAATCTGTGCGGCACCGCAGCCACGCTGGAATTTGCCGCCATGCCGGTGGCCATCAAAACCCCGGCCCTGCCCATCGTGGCGCACCCGCCCGCCCCCGGCTACCTGGGCGCGTGGGTGGAGCAGACCCTGGGCGAATGGTGGTTTGCCCCGGCAGATGCACCCGAGCGCGCGCACGGATTCGTGCTCACCGGCACCCACACCAGCAAGCGCATGGCGCTGGTGAAGCAGATGGTGGCGGTGGTGTAA
- a CDS encoding rubredoxin: MKTYICIVCGFVYDEAAGRPEDGIAAGTVWADVPASWECPDCGVAKADFEPVEI; encoded by the coding sequence ATGAAAACCTATATCTGTATCGTTTGCGGCTTTGTGTACGACGAGGCCGCGGGCCGTCCCGAAGACGGCATTGCCGCAGGCACCGTGTGGGCCGACGTGCCCGCCAGCTGGGAATGCCCCGACTGCGGCGTGGCCAAGGCCGACTTCGAGCCCGTCGAAATTTAA
- a CDS encoding rubrerythrin family protein produces the protein MSVASQRPEIKTLANLESAFAGESMAHIKYRYFAKLAREAGDEATAKVFEATADQEVMHAFGHLDLLYPKASMTPAKALQIAIDGETYEYTEMYPGFRATAEAEGNAAAVAEMDEQIEESKVHAAQFVATLAKAQKRFAALAKVEERHANHYQAHLDSLTATA, from the coding sequence ATGTCCGTCGCCAGCCAACGCCCAGAAATCAAAACCCTCGCCAACCTCGAATCGGCCTTCGCAGGCGAGTCCATGGCCCACATCAAGTACCGCTACTTCGCCAAGCTGGCGCGGGAAGCCGGCGACGAAGCCACGGCCAAAGTGTTTGAGGCCACCGCCGACCAGGAAGTGATGCACGCCTTCGGCCACCTGGACCTGCTCTACCCCAAGGCCAGCATGACCCCGGCCAAGGCACTGCAGATCGCCATCGACGGCGAAACCTACGAGTACACCGAGATGTACCCCGGCTTCCGCGCCACCGCCGAAGCCGAGGGCAATGCCGCCGCCGTGGCCGAGATGGACGAGCAGATCGAGGAATCCAAGGTCCACGCCGCCCAGTTCGTCGCCACCCTGGCCAAGGCGCAAAAACGCTTCGCCGCCCTGGCCAAGGTCGAAGAGCGCCACGCCAACCACTACCAGGCGCACCTGGACAGCTTGACTGCCACGGCATAA
- a CDS encoding HAD family hydrolase, whose amino-acid sequence MKFDAVLFDCDGVLVDSEPLTIGVLRDLLAESGWAMTLAECMRLFVGKTVMDEAPAIEARTGRPLTEAWMLEFRARRNHALQTRLQPVPGIHAAIEVVHAAYGGRIACASGADRIKIELQLEKVALAAYFKGLVFSGHEMPRTKPWPDVYLAAAAALQANPARCAVVEDTTTGVRAGVAAGATVFGYAPATSGHVDAQALMEAGAYQTFTGMEQLAGLLV is encoded by the coding sequence ATGAAGTTTGATGCCGTATTGTTTGACTGTGATGGCGTGCTGGTGGATTCCGAGCCGCTGACCATTGGCGTGCTGCGCGACCTGCTGGCCGAGAGCGGCTGGGCTATGACGCTGGCCGAATGCATGCGTTTGTTTGTCGGCAAGACCGTGATGGACGAAGCCCCCGCCATCGAAGCCCGCACCGGCCGCCCGCTCACCGAGGCCTGGATGCTGGAGTTCCGCGCCCGGCGCAACCACGCGCTGCAGACCCGGCTGCAACCGGTGCCCGGCATCCATGCCGCCATCGAGGTGGTGCACGCCGCCTATGGCGGCCGTATCGCCTGTGCCTCCGGGGCCGACCGCATCAAGATCGAGCTGCAACTGGAAAAAGTGGCCCTGGCAGCGTATTTCAAGGGGCTGGTCTTCAGCGGCCATGAAATGCCCCGCACCAAGCCCTGGCCCGACGTGTACCTGGCCGCCGCTGCCGCGTTGCAGGCCAACCCGGCCCGCTGCGCCGTGGTGGAAGACACCACCACCGGCGTGCGCGCAGGCGTGGCCGCCGGGGCCACGGTGTTCGGCTACGCGCCCGCTACCTCCGGCCACGTGGACGCCCAGGCGCTGATGGAGGCGGGGGCCTACCAGACGTTTACCGGCATGGAGCAACTGGCCGGATTGCTGGTGTAG
- a CDS encoding response regulator gives MAHLLIVEDDDLLRDGLAAQLGLAGHQTTTAANGALAQEQLEANRFDGVVLDLGLPLVDGMAVLRWIRKRLLALPVLILTARDGVEDRIEGLNAGADDYLTKPFNMAELEARLGAMLRRSRLPAFGGSLELQMGEAGRLRLDATQPLAWLGDEPLELTQREWALLSLLVANAGQVVGREDVLSAWKADPSDPSDTTNTGSNALEVYVHRLRRKLADSGLSIRNVRGLGYMLETTTP, from the coding sequence ATGGCCCATTTACTCATAGTTGAAGACGACGATTTGCTGCGCGACGGCCTGGCAGCCCAATTGGGGCTGGCGGGGCACCAGACCACCACCGCCGCCAATGGCGCGCTGGCCCAGGAGCAGCTGGAAGCCAACCGCTTCGACGGCGTGGTGCTGGACCTGGGTTTGCCGCTGGTGGACGGCATGGCGGTGCTGCGCTGGATCCGCAAACGTCTGCTGGCCCTGCCGGTGCTGATTCTGACGGCGCGCGACGGCGTGGAAGACCGCATCGAAGGCCTGAACGCCGGGGCCGACGACTACCTCACCAAGCCCTTCAACATGGCCGAACTGGAAGCCCGCCTGGGCGCCATGCTGCGCCGCTCGCGCCTGCCCGCCTTTGGCGGCTCGCTGGAGCTGCAAATGGGCGAAGCGGGCCGCCTGCGGCTGGATGCCACGCAACCCTTGGCCTGGCTGGGCGACGAGCCGCTGGAGCTGACCCAGCGCGAATGGGCGCTGCTGTCGCTGCTGGTGGCCAATGCGGGCCAGGTGGTGGGCCGCGAAGACGTGCTCAGCGCCTGGAAGGCCGACCCCAGCGACCCCAGCGACACCACCAACACCGGCTCCAACGCGCTGGAGGTGTACGTGCACCGCCTGCGCCGCAAGTTGGCCGACTCGGGCCTGAGCATCCGCAACGTGCGCGGCCTGGGCTACATGCTGGAAACCACCACACCATGA
- a CDS encoding sensor histidine kinase: MSLPGLPPGLQKDKAPGLSLKRQLLLWLLLPQLLLWLVGGLLAYRIALNYAEKGIDQSLTQSVRSLARQVKPMGSGLLVDFPRAARDILEEDPTDRVSYMVSSPPGQFVLGNSKLPDPLLDVHVEPGKPLIYETLLDKKPVRVALLEVNYGDAEAPQRLRVQVAKSLAVQQRIARELVADMLVPLVLLGALIGTVVFIGVGRGLQPLKRLEALLGDRAHRSVTTLLPIALTQAPLEVHSLAEAVNQMLAAVRRSLGQEKRFINDAAHQLRTPLAGLISQTELALAERDPQALQERLTKVHAGALRSAHLVHQLLSLARTEADITPQPLDVAALAREVAREWTPRAISAGIDLGYEGEDSLVTQGEKLLLREALSNLIDNALHYAGRGATVTLRVQRQQGFAVVEVEDNGPGLQEADVPRVFERFWRASELPGGCGLGLAIVQEITLRHRGTAEARNMDPQGLCVRLRLPLPAFPLTSGDFRHPPPFPPVP, encoded by the coding sequence ATGAGCCTGCCGGGCCTGCCGCCGGGCCTGCAAAAAGACAAAGCCCCCGGCCTGTCGCTCAAGCGCCAACTGCTGCTGTGGCTGCTGCTGCCGCAACTGCTGCTGTGGCTGGTGGGCGGGCTGCTGGCCTACCGCATCGCGCTGAACTACGCCGAAAAGGGCATTGACCAGTCGCTGACCCAGTCGGTGCGCTCGCTGGCGCGCCAGGTCAAGCCCATGGGCTCGGGCCTGCTGGTGGACTTTCCGCGGGCCGCGCGCGACATCCTGGAAGAAGACCCGACCGACCGCGTCAGCTACATGGTGTCGTCGCCACCCGGCCAGTTTGTGCTGGGCAACAGCAAGCTGCCCGACCCCCTGCTCGATGTCCACGTGGAGCCAGGCAAACCCCTGATTTACGAAACCCTGCTTGACAAAAAGCCGGTGCGCGTGGCCCTGCTGGAAGTCAACTACGGCGATGCCGAGGCGCCCCAGCGCCTGCGCGTACAGGTGGCCAAAAGCCTGGCGGTGCAGCAACGCATTGCCCGCGAACTGGTGGCCGACATGCTGGTGCCGCTGGTGCTGCTGGGCGCGCTGATCGGCACCGTGGTGTTCATCGGCGTGGGCCGGGGCCTGCAGCCCCTCAAGCGCCTGGAGGCCCTGCTGGGCGACCGGGCCCACCGCAGCGTTACCACCCTGCTGCCTATCGCGCTGACCCAGGCCCCGCTGGAAGTGCATTCGCTGGCCGAGGCGGTGAACCAGATGCTGGCCGCCGTGCGGCGCAGCCTGGGGCAGGAAAAGCGCTTCATCAACGATGCCGCCCACCAGCTGCGCACCCCGCTGGCGGGCCTGATCAGCCAGACCGAGCTGGCCCTGGCCGAGCGCGACCCGCAGGCCCTGCAAGAGCGGCTCACCAAGGTGCACGCCGGGGCCCTGCGCAGCGCCCACCTGGTGCACCAGCTGCTGTCGCTGGCCCGCACCGAGGCCGACATCACGCCGCAGCCACTGGACGTGGCCGCGCTGGCCCGCGAAGTGGCCCGCGAATGGACACCCCGCGCCATCTCGGCGGGCATCGACCTGGGCTACGAGGGCGAAGACAGCCTGGTCACCCAGGGCGAAAAGCTGCTGCTGCGCGAAGCCCTCAGCAACCTGATCGACAACGCCCTGCACTACGCGGGCCGGGGGGCCACCGTGACCTTGCGGGTGCAGCGCCAGCAAGGCTTTGCGGTGGTGGAGGTGGAAGACAATGGCCCGGGCCTGCAAGAGGCCGATGTACCCCGGGTTTTCGAGCGCTTCTGGCGTGCCAGCGAGCTGCCCGGCGGCTGCGGCCTGGGCCTGGCCATCGTGCAAGAAATCACCCTGCGCCACCGTGGCACCGCCGAGGCCCGGAACATGGACCCGCAGGGCCTGTGCGTGCGCTTGCGGCTGCCGCTGCCAGCGTTTCCGCTGACCTCGGGCGACTTCCGCCACCCGCCGCCATTTCCGCCCGTGCCATGA